The following coding sequences lie in one Synechococcus sp. MW101C3 genomic window:
- the holA gene encoding DNA polymerase III subunit delta: MPIHLYWGDDEASRQRAVEELITASVDPVWQSINLSRLDGNDTAQAGQALIEARTGPFGGGDRVVVLQRSPFCHTCPAELATQLEASLELIPATSHLVLVSEGKPDARLRTTKALKAIAKERSFMLPAVWDGEGQLELVRSTARSLGLTATPVAIEALAGAIGSDSARLASELEKLAVFCGERPIDGAAVAALVAGHSTSSLAVGEALLRGDAGEAIALVDELVRAGEPALRIVATLAGQLRGWVWVSLLDAQGEQDVAVIAKAAGIGNPRRIYVLRKQLRGRSAERLLRLLGQLLEVEAALKRGTEAGDAFRDGFLSAPLR; the protein is encoded by the coding sequence ATGCCGATCCATCTCTACTGGGGCGACGACGAGGCCAGCCGTCAGCGGGCGGTGGAGGAGCTGATCACCGCGTCAGTGGATCCGGTCTGGCAGAGCATCAACCTCAGCCGGCTTGATGGCAACGACACGGCCCAGGCCGGCCAGGCCCTGATCGAGGCGCGCACCGGCCCGTTCGGCGGCGGTGACCGGGTGGTGGTGCTGCAGCGCAGCCCCTTCTGCCACACCTGTCCGGCGGAGCTGGCCACGCAGCTGGAGGCCAGCCTGGAGCTGATCCCCGCCACCAGCCACCTGGTGCTGGTAAGCGAAGGCAAACCGGACGCACGCCTGCGCACCACCAAAGCCCTCAAGGCGATCGCCAAGGAACGCAGCTTCATGCTGCCGGCGGTGTGGGATGGAGAGGGCCAGCTGGAACTGGTGCGCAGCACTGCCCGCTCCCTGGGCCTGACGGCCACGCCGGTGGCGATCGAAGCGCTGGCGGGTGCGATCGGCAGCGACAGCGCCCGCCTGGCCAGCGAGCTGGAGAAGCTCGCCGTGTTCTGCGGTGAGCGCCCGATCGACGGCGCGGCGGTGGCGGCGCTGGTGGCGGGCCACAGCACCAGCAGCCTGGCGGTGGGGGAAGCGCTGCTGCGCGGGGACGCCGGCGAGGCCATCGCCCTGGTGGACGAGCTGGTGCGGGCGGGCGAACCGGCGCTGCGGATCGTGGCCACGCTGGCCGGCCAGCTGCGGGGCTGGGTGTGGGTGAGCCTGCTGGACGCCCAGGGCGAACAGGACGTGGCCGTGATCGCCAAGGCGGCCGGCATCGGCAACCCCAGGCGCATCTACGTGCTGCGCAAGCAGTTGCGCGGACGGTCGGCGGAGCGGCTGCTGCGGTTGCTGGGGCAGTTGCTGGAGGTGGAGGCGGCGCTCAAACGGGGCACCGAAGCCGGCGACGCCTTCCGCGATGGGTTCCTGTCAGCCCCCCTCCGATAA
- a CDS encoding aspartate kinase, producing the protein MALLVQKFGGTSVGSVERLQAVARRIAASREEGHDLVIVVSAMGHTTDELTGLARAITTTPPQREMDMLLATGEQVSIALLAMALQAIGVPAVSMTGAQVGIVTESSYGRARILEVRTDRIERLLEEGQVVVVAGFQGTSSGSAGTPEITTLGRGGSDTSAVALAAALAASVCEIYTDVPGVLTTDPRKVADAQLMEQVSCDEMLELASLGASVLHPRAVEIARNYGVPLVVRSSWSEAPGTRLTSGPPRPIGSGGLELGRPVDGADLEEHQAVLALTRVPDRPGVAALLFEALSAAGLNVDLIVQSTHDGTTNDIAFTVAEDQLEASLTVCRALLGDLQADDTALSSEAGLAKLSISGAGIMGRPGIAARLFDTLARYGINLRMIATSEVKVSCLVDGSQGHRALRAAAEVFELQEHQLRQNPLPCRVNDPAVRGVALDRDQAQVAVRQVPDRPGTAAAVCRSLADAGISLDTIVQSERTRGEGPTRSRDMSFTLRREDLARARQALQPLLLQWPEASFEQGSAIARVSAVGAGMPCTPGTAGRMFRALAAAGINIEMIATSEIRTSCVVAEDDGVKALQAVHACFALGGESSHQAQGSEAPASHDAALPADA; encoded by the coding sequence ATGGCCCTGCTGGTTCAGAAGTTCGGGGGCACCTCCGTCGGCAGCGTGGAACGCCTGCAGGCCGTGGCGCGTCGCATCGCCGCCAGCCGCGAGGAGGGCCACGATCTGGTGATCGTGGTGTCGGCCATGGGCCACACCACCGACGAACTCACCGGCCTGGCCCGGGCGATCACCACCACCCCTCCCCAGCGGGAGATGGACATGCTGCTGGCCACCGGTGAGCAGGTGTCGATCGCCCTGCTGGCGATGGCGCTGCAGGCGATCGGCGTGCCGGCCGTGTCGATGACCGGCGCCCAGGTGGGGATCGTCACTGAATCGTCCTACGGGCGCGCGCGGATCCTGGAGGTGCGCACCGACCGGATCGAGCGGTTGCTGGAGGAGGGCCAGGTGGTGGTGGTGGCAGGCTTCCAGGGCACCAGCAGCGGCAGCGCCGGTACGCCGGAGATCACCACCCTGGGCCGCGGCGGCTCCGACACCTCGGCCGTGGCGCTGGCGGCGGCGCTGGCGGCCTCGGTGTGCGAGATCTACACCGATGTGCCGGGCGTGCTCACCACCGACCCCCGCAAGGTGGCGGATGCCCAGCTGATGGAGCAGGTGAGCTGCGACGAGATGCTGGAGCTGGCCAGCCTCGGCGCCTCGGTGTTGCACCCACGGGCGGTGGAGATCGCCCGCAACTACGGCGTGCCGCTGGTGGTGCGCTCCAGTTGGAGCGAGGCCCCCGGCACCCGGCTCACCAGTGGCCCGCCGCGCCCGATCGGCAGCGGTGGGCTGGAACTGGGCCGTCCCGTCGATGGCGCCGATCTCGAGGAGCACCAGGCGGTGCTGGCCCTCACCCGCGTGCCCGACCGACCCGGTGTGGCCGCCCTGCTGTTCGAGGCCCTCTCGGCCGCCGGCCTGAACGTGGATCTGATCGTGCAATCGACCCATGACGGCACTACCAACGACATCGCCTTCACCGTGGCGGAGGATCAGCTGGAGGCCTCACTCACGGTGTGCCGCGCTCTGCTCGGCGATCTCCAGGCCGACGACACGGCCCTGAGCAGCGAGGCGGGCCTGGCCAAGCTGAGCATCTCCGGAGCCGGGATCATGGGGCGGCCGGGCATTGCCGCGCGCCTGTTCGACACCCTGGCGCGCTACGGGATCAACCTGCGCATGATCGCCACCAGCGAGGTGAAGGTGAGTTGCCTGGTGGACGGCAGCCAGGGCCACAGGGCCCTGCGGGCCGCCGCCGAAGTGTTCGAGCTGCAGGAGCACCAGCTGCGCCAGAACCCGCTGCCCTGCAGGGTCAACGATCCCGCTGTGCGCGGCGTGGCCCTCGACCGGGATCAGGCCCAGGTGGCCGTGCGGCAGGTGCCCGATCGGCCCGGCACCGCCGCCGCCGTCTGCCGCAGCCTGGCGGATGCGGGCATCAGCCTCGACACGATCGTGCAGTCGGAGCGCACCCGCGGGGAAGGGCCCACCCGCAGCCGCGACATGAGCTTCACGCTGCGACGGGAGGATCTGGCGCGGGCCCGCCAGGCACTGCAACCGCTGCTGCTGCAGTGGCCGGAAGCGAGCTTCGAGCAGGGCAGCGCCATCGCCCGGGTCAGCGCTGTGGGCGCCGGCATGCCCTGCACACCCGGCACGGCGGGCCGCATGTTCCGGGCCCTGGCGGCAGCGGGCATCAACATCGAGATGATCGCCACCAGCGAGATCCGCACCAGCTGTGTGGTGGCCGAAGACGACGGGGTGAAGGCCCTGCAGGCCGTGCACGCCTGCTTCGCGCTGGGCGGCGAGTCCAGCCATCAGGCGCAAGGCAGCGAGGCTCCCGCCAGCCACGACGCCGCCCTCCCCGCAGACGCCTAG
- a CDS encoding exopolysaccharide biosynthesis polyprenyl glycosylphosphotransferase, producing the protein MHWLSTRRWLALAAGLDAAGLIVLALLIGRARQAPSDPSAGLLLILVLLYWTFGWLFGSYTVLRRADMRRMRLALRLGVTSAVSLSAAALLGWLVRAGPAVAVLHRGSLIPLFVLLALWSALVRLAIRQVSSHPGNDHWRVLALPEEIAAIEREWGHQAGRPALAIQDARAQASPVDGHPMDREKLPGGLDGIALSPGVQADPALMRQAEQLAWLGGPLTTLAEMAEQELQRIPPQWVGHQWLLFSGRIEGRQPTVERQLKRFADVAISLLLLLLAAPLLLPAAALIHLGDGGPVFYRQRRSGLMGKAIEVIKLRSMVRQAELGGARWSEPNDQRITPVGVWLRRTRLDELPQLLNVLRGEMSLIGPRPERPELEGELEQRIPHYRLRHWIRPGLSGWAQVNMPYSSSVEDAQLKLSYDLYYLRNGSIWLDLLILAKTIKTVLKASGR; encoded by the coding sequence GTGCACTGGCTCTCCACCCGTCGATGGCTGGCCCTGGCGGCGGGGCTGGATGCCGCCGGCCTCATCGTGCTGGCGTTGCTGATCGGCCGGGCGCGCCAGGCGCCGAGCGATCCGAGCGCCGGCCTGCTGCTGATCCTGGTCTTGCTCTACTGGACCTTCGGCTGGCTGTTCGGTTCGTACACCGTGCTGCGCCGCGCCGACATGCGCCGCATGCGCCTGGCCCTGCGGCTCGGGGTCACGAGCGCGGTGTCGCTCAGTGCCGCCGCCCTGCTGGGCTGGTTGGTGCGGGCAGGCCCGGCTGTGGCCGTGCTGCACCGCGGCAGCCTCATCCCGCTGTTCGTGTTGCTGGCCCTGTGGAGCGCCTTGGTGCGGCTGGCGATCCGGCAGGTCTCCAGCCACCCCGGCAACGACCACTGGCGGGTGCTGGCGCTGCCGGAGGAAATCGCGGCGATCGAGCGGGAGTGGGGGCACCAGGCGGGGAGACCGGCACTGGCCATCCAGGATGCGCGCGCCCAGGCGTCGCCGGTGGACGGCCATCCCATGGACCGTGAAAAGCTGCCGGGCGGGCTGGATGGCATCGCCCTCAGCCCGGGTGTGCAGGCCGACCCCGCCCTGATGCGGCAGGCGGAGCAGCTGGCCTGGCTGGGCGGGCCACTCACCACCCTGGCCGAGATGGCCGAGCAGGAGCTGCAACGCATCCCGCCGCAGTGGGTGGGCCACCAATGGCTGCTGTTCTCCGGGCGGATCGAAGGGCGTCAGCCCACGGTGGAGAGGCAGCTCAAGCGCTTCGCCGATGTGGCCATCAGCCTGCTGCTGCTGCTGCTGGCTGCGCCGCTGCTGCTGCCGGCTGCAGCCCTGATCCACCTGGGCGATGGCGGACCTGTGTTCTACCGCCAGCGTCGCTCTGGCCTGATGGGCAAAGCCATTGAGGTGATCAAGCTGCGCTCGATGGTGCGACAGGCGGAACTGGGCGGGGCCAGGTGGTCGGAGCCCAATGATCAACGCATCACCCCGGTGGGTGTGTGGCTGCGGCGCACCCGCCTCGATGAACTGCCCCAGCTGCTGAACGTGCTGCGCGGCGAGATGAGCCTGATCGGCCCACGGCCGGAGCGGCCGGAGCTGGAAGGGGAGCTGGAGCAGCGCATCCCCCACTACCGGCTGCGGCACTGGATCCGCCCGGGCCTGAGCGGCTGGGCCCAGGTGAACATGCCCTACAGCTCCAGCGTGGAAGATGCGCAGCTGAAGCTCAGCTACGACCTCTACTACCTGCGCAACGGCAGCATCTGGCTGGATCTGCTGATCCTCGCCAAAACGATCAAAACCGTGCTGAAGGCCTCCGGGCGTTGA